In Citrobacter sp. RHB25-C09, the following proteins share a genomic window:
- the murA gene encoding UDP-N-acetylglucosamine 1-carboxyvinyltransferase produces the protein MDKFRVQGPTTLQGEVTISGAKNAALPILFAALLAEEPVEIQNVPKLKDVDTSMKLLSQLGAKVERNGSVHIDARNVNVFCAPYDLVKTMRASIWALGPLVARFGQGQVSLPGGCTIGARPVDLHITGLEQLGATITLEEGYVKASVDGRLKGAHIVMDKVSVGATVTIMCAATLAEGTTVIENAAREPEIVDTANFLIALGAKISGQGTDRITIEGVERLGGGVYRVLPDRIETGTFLVAAAISRGKIVCRNAQPDTLDAVLAKLRDAGADIEVGEDWISLDMHGKRPKAVNVRTAPHPAFPTDMQAQFTLLNLVAEGTGFITETVFENRFMHVPELSRMGAHAEIEGTTVICHGVDKLSGAQVMATDLRASASLVLAGCIAEGTTVVDRIYHIDRGYERIEDKLRALGANIERVKGE, from the coding sequence ATGGATAAATTTCGTGTTCAGGGGCCAACCACGCTCCAGGGCGAAGTCACAATTTCAGGCGCCAAAAACGCCGCACTGCCTATCCTGTTTGCGGCTTTGCTGGCGGAAGAGCCAGTAGAGATCCAGAACGTCCCGAAACTGAAGGACGTTGACACCTCAATGAAACTGCTGAGCCAGCTCGGCGCGAAAGTAGAACGCAATGGTTCCGTGCATATTGATGCGCGTAACGTCAATGTGTTCTGCGCGCCATATGACCTGGTAAAAACCATGCGCGCGTCAATTTGGGCGCTGGGGCCGCTGGTCGCTCGCTTTGGTCAGGGTCAGGTATCTCTGCCGGGCGGCTGCACCATCGGCGCACGTCCGGTTGATTTACATATCACCGGTCTGGAGCAATTGGGCGCGACCATCACGCTGGAAGAGGGCTATGTGAAGGCTTCCGTGGATGGACGTCTCAAAGGCGCGCATATCGTGATGGATAAGGTCAGCGTTGGCGCAACGGTCACCATCATGTGTGCCGCGACGCTGGCAGAAGGCACTACCGTTATTGAAAACGCTGCGCGTGAGCCAGAAATTGTCGATACCGCCAACTTCCTGATTGCGCTGGGCGCAAAAATTTCCGGCCAGGGCACCGACCGTATCACCATTGAAGGCGTAGAGCGTCTGGGTGGCGGTGTCTACCGCGTCCTGCCGGACCGTATCGAAACCGGTACATTCCTGGTGGCAGCGGCGATTTCTCGCGGCAAAATTGTCTGCCGTAACGCTCAGCCGGATACGCTGGACGCCGTGCTCGCTAAACTGCGCGACGCGGGTGCGGATATTGAAGTAGGTGAAGACTGGATCAGTCTCGATATGCATGGCAAACGTCCGAAAGCCGTTAACGTGCGTACTGCGCCGCATCCGGCATTCCCGACCGATATGCAGGCCCAGTTCACGTTGTTGAACCTGGTGGCGGAAGGCACTGGCTTCATCACGGAAACCGTATTTGAAAACCGCTTTATGCACGTACCTGAACTAAGCCGTATGGGCGCTCATGCGGAAATCGAAGGCACGACAGTCATTTGCCATGGCGTAGATAAACTGTCTGGCGCTCAGGTTATGGCAACCGATCTGCGCGCCTCTGCAAGCCTGGTGCTGGCAGGATGTATTGCGGAAGGCACGACAGTCGTGGATCGTATTTATCACATCGATCGCGGATATGAACGTATTGAAGATAAGCTGCGGGCGTTGGGCGCGAATATCGAGCGCGTGAAAGGCGAATAA
- the rpmA gene encoding 50S ribosomal protein L27 encodes MAHKKAGGSTRNGRDSEAKRLGVKRFGGESVLAGSIIVRQRGTKFHAGTNVGCGRDHTLFAKADGKVKFEVKGPNNRKYISIVAE; translated from the coding sequence ATGGCACATAAAAAGGCTGGCGGCTCCACTCGTAACGGTCGCGATTCAGAAGCTAAACGCCTCGGCGTTAAGCGTTTCGGTGGCGAATCCGTTCTGGCGGGTAGCATCATCGTTCGTCAACGTGGCACCAAGTTCCACGCTGGTACTAACGTAGGTTGCGGTCGTGACCACACTCTGTTTGCTAAAGCAGACGGTAAAGTGAAATTTGAAGTTAAAGGCCCGAACAACCGTAAATACATCAGCATCGTTGCTGAGTAA
- the kdsC gene encoding 3-deoxy-manno-octulosonate-8-phosphatase KdsC codes for MSKAGASLATCYGPVSTEVIAKAEQIRLLILDVDGVLSDGLIYMGNNGEELKAFNVRDGYGIRCALTSDIEVAIITGRKAKLVEDRCATLRITHLYQGQSDKLVAFNDLLGKLAIAPENVAYVGDDLIDWPVMEKVGLSVAVADAHPLLIPRADYVTKIAGGRGAVREVCDLLLLAQGKLDEAKGQSI; via the coding sequence ATGAGTAAAGCAGGTGCGTCGCTTGCGACCTGTTACGGCCCCGTCAGCACTGAAGTCATTGCCAAAGCAGAGCAAATCCGTCTGCTGATCCTCGATGTGGATGGCGTGCTGTCCGATGGCCTGATCTATATGGGCAATAACGGCGAGGAGCTAAAGGCCTTCAATGTCCGCGACGGTTACGGTATTCGCTGTGCGCTCACATCTGATATCGAAGTCGCTATCATTACCGGGCGAAAGGCTAAACTGGTAGAAGATCGCTGTGCCACATTACGGATAACGCACCTGTATCAGGGTCAGTCCGACAAGCTGGTGGCCTTTAACGATCTGTTGGGTAAACTGGCAATTGCCCCGGAAAACGTGGCTTACGTGGGTGACGATCTCATCGACTGGCCGGTGATGGAAAAAGTGGGCTTAAGCGTCGCTGTCGCCGATGCGCATCCATTACTGATCCCGCGTGCGGATTATGTGACAAAAATCGCTGGTGGACGCGGCGCGGTTCGGGAAGTCTGTGATTTATTATTACTGGCGCAGGGTAAGCTTGATGAGGCCAAAGGGCAATCGATATGA
- the mlaE gene encoding lipid asymmetry maintenance ABC transporter permease subunit MlaE, translating to MLLNALATLGHKGIKTLRTFGRAGLMLFNALVGKPEFRKHAPLLVRQLYNVGVLSMLIIVVSGVFIGMVLGLQGYLVLTTYSAETSLGMLVALSLLRELGPVVAALLFAGRAGSALTAEIGLMRATEQLSSMEMMAVDPLRRVISPRFWAGVISLPLLTILFVAVGIWGGSLVGVSWKGIDAGFFWSAMQNAVDWRLDLVNCLIKSVVFAITVTWIALFNGYDAIPTSAGISRATTRTVVHSSLAVLGLDFVLTALMFGN from the coding sequence ATGCTGTTAAATGCACTGGCGACGCTGGGACATAAAGGGATAAAAACCCTCAGAACGTTCGGGCGCGCCGGGTTAATGTTATTCAATGCGCTGGTAGGCAAACCGGAATTTCGCAAACATGCGCCGCTGCTGGTGCGCCAACTCTATAATGTGGGTGTCCTGTCGATGCTCATTATTGTGGTTTCTGGCGTGTTCATCGGGATGGTGCTGGGGTTACAGGGCTATTTGGTTCTGACGACCTACAGTGCGGAAACCAGTCTCGGGATGCTGGTCGCGCTTTCACTGCTGCGTGAACTTGGTCCGGTTGTGGCTGCACTGCTCTTTGCCGGACGGGCGGGTTCCGCACTGACGGCGGAAATTGGCCTGATGCGCGCCACCGAGCAGCTTTCCAGTATGGAAATGATGGCCGTCGATCCGCTGCGTCGGGTGATCTCCCCTCGCTTCTGGGCCGGCGTCATTTCGCTACCACTGCTGACGATCCTTTTCGTGGCGGTTGGCATCTGGGGCGGTTCGCTGGTTGGCGTAAGCTGGAAGGGGATCGACGCCGGTTTCTTCTGGTCAGCGATGCAAAATGCCGTCGACTGGCGCCTCGACCTGGTGAACTGTTTGATTAAAAGCGTGGTGTTCGCCATCACGGTAACGTGGATTGCATTGTTCAATGGCTATGATGCGATTCCAACCTCGGCGGGAATCAGCCGGGCAACCACACGCACCGTTGTGCACTCGTCGCTGGCCGTACTGGGCCTGGACTTTGTGCTGACCGCATTGATGTTTGGGAATTGA
- the ibaG gene encoding BolA family iron metabolism protein IbaG, whose translation MENNEIQSVLMNALSLQEVHVSGDGSHFQVIAVGEMFDGMSRVKKQQSVYAPLMEYIADNRIHALSIKAYTPAEWARDRKLNGF comes from the coding sequence ATGGAAAATAATGAAATTCAGAGCGTACTGATGAACGCGCTCTCTCTCCAGGAAGTCCACGTCTCTGGCGATGGCAGTCACTTTCAGGTTATTGCCGTGGGTGAGATGTTTGACGGCATGAGTCGGGTTAAAAAGCAGCAGTCGGTCTATGCGCCGCTGATGGAATATATTGCGGACAACCGCATCCATGCCTTGTCGATCAAAGCGTATACCCCCGCAGAGTGGGCCCGCGATCGCAAACTTAATGGTTTTTGA
- the mlaB gene encoding lipid asymmetry maintenance protein MlaB — protein sequence MTQSLRWNRDGDKLALVGELDQDVLNPLWDARVEAMAGVTVIDLSLVSRVDTGGLALLVHLIDLAKQQGNHVTLKGVNDKVYTLAQLYNLPDDVLPRL from the coding sequence ATGACGCAGTCACTCCGCTGGAACCGTGACGGCGATAAGCTGGCGCTGGTGGGAGAACTGGACCAGGACGTGCTTAACCCGTTATGGGATGCGCGCGTTGAGGCGATGGCGGGAGTCACCGTCATCGACCTCAGCCTGGTATCCCGGGTGGATACCGGCGGGCTGGCGCTGCTGGTGCATCTTATCGACCTGGCAAAGCAGCAGGGTAACCACGTAACGTTAAAAGGGGTAAACGACAAGGTTTACACTCTCGCGCAGTTATATAACCTGCCCGACGACGTACTTCCCCGCCTGTAA
- the kdsD gene encoding arabinose-5-phosphate isomerase KdsD, with protein MSHLALQPGFDFQQAGKEVLSIEREGLAELDQYINQDFTLACEKMFNCTGKVVVMGMGKSGHIGRKMAATFASTGTPSFFVHPGEAAHGDLGMVAPQDVVIAISNSGESSEIAALIPVLKRLQVQLICITGRPESSMARAADVHLCVKVPKEACPLGLAPTSSTTATLVMGDALAVALLKARGFTAEDFALSHPGGALGRKLLLRVNDIMHTGDEIPHVTKDASLRDALLEITRKNLGMTVICDASMKIDGIFTDGDLRRVFDMGVDVRQLGIADVMTPGGIRVRPGILAVDALNLMQSRHITSVMVADGDQLLGVLHMHDLLRAGVV; from the coding sequence ATGTCGCACTTAGCGTTACAACCGGGTTTTGACTTTCAGCAGGCCGGCAAAGAGGTCCTGTCGATTGAACGTGAAGGCCTGGCCGAGCTTGATCAGTATATCAACCAGGATTTCACTCTCGCCTGTGAAAAGATGTTTAACTGCACCGGTAAAGTCGTGGTGATGGGCATGGGGAAATCGGGGCATATCGGGCGCAAAATGGCCGCCACGTTTGCCAGCACCGGAACCCCTTCGTTCTTTGTGCATCCAGGTGAAGCCGCCCATGGCGATCTCGGGATGGTCGCGCCGCAGGATGTCGTCATTGCCATCTCCAACTCCGGCGAATCCAGCGAGATTGCCGCCTTGATTCCGGTCCTTAAGCGGTTACAGGTTCAGCTTATCTGTATCACCGGTCGACCAGAAAGCAGCATGGCGCGTGCCGCGGATGTGCATCTGTGTGTTAAAGTACCGAAAGAGGCCTGTCCGCTTGGGCTTGCACCGACCAGCAGCACGACCGCCACATTAGTCATGGGCGATGCGCTGGCCGTGGCTTTATTAAAGGCGCGCGGCTTTACCGCTGAAGACTTCGCGTTGTCGCATCCGGGTGGCGCACTGGGGCGTAAACTGCTGCTGCGCGTAAACGATATTATGCACACGGGCGATGAGATTCCGCATGTCACTAAAGACGCCAGCTTGCGCGACGCGCTGCTGGAGATCACCCGCAAGAATCTCGGCATGACCGTGATCTGCGATGCTTCGATGAAGATCGACGGTATCTTCACCGACGGTGATTTACGTCGTGTGTTTGACATGGGCGTTGACGTGCGCCAGCTCGGCATTGCCGACGTCATGACGCCAGGCGGCATTCGCGTGCGCCCGGGCATTCTGGCCGTTGATGCCCTGAACTTAATGCAGTCCCGCCATATCACCTCCGTCATGGTTGCTGATGGCGACCAGTTACTCGGTGTGTTACATATGCATGATCTGCTGCGTGCAGGCGTAGTGTAG
- a CDS encoding calcium/sodium antiporter: MLLATALLIIGLLLVVYGADRMVFAASILCRTFGIPPLIIGMTVVSIGTSLPEIIVSLAASLHGQLDLAVGTALGSNITNILLILGLAALIHPFTVHSDILRRELPLMLLVSVVAGSVLFDGQLSRTDGIFLLLLAVLWLLFIVKIARLAERQGNDSLTREQMAELPREGGLPVAFLWLGVALIIMPMATRMVVDNATVIANYFAMSELTIGLTVIAIGTSLPELATAIAGVRKGESDIAVGNIIGANIFNLAIVLGLPALITPGEVNPLAFSRDYSVMLLVSIIFAVLCWRRPRQSGRSAGMLLTGGFIVWLAMLYWLSPLLVG; this comes from the coding sequence ATGCTTTTAGCAACGGCGCTGTTAATCATTGGTTTACTTCTGGTCGTCTACGGCGCCGACCGCATGGTGTTTGCCGCGTCTATCCTGTGCCGAACCTTCGGGATCCCTCCCCTCATTATAGGCATGACGGTTGTCAGTATCGGCACCTCGCTGCCCGAGATTATCGTCTCGCTCGCGGCGTCGCTACATGGACAGTTAGATTTGGCCGTCGGCACAGCGCTCGGCTCCAACATTACGAATATTCTGTTGATCCTCGGACTGGCGGCCTTAATCCATCCATTTACCGTGCATTCCGATATTCTGCGCCGCGAGTTACCGTTAATGTTATTGGTCAGCGTGGTGGCCGGTTCCGTACTGTTTGACGGACAATTAAGCCGCACCGATGGTATCTTTTTGCTATTGCTAGCCGTGCTATGGCTGCTGTTCATTGTTAAAATCGCGCGGCTGGCCGAACGACAAGGCAACGACAGCCTTACCCGCGAGCAGATGGCAGAACTCCCGCGCGAAGGCGGGCTACCAGTGGCGTTTTTGTGGCTGGGCGTTGCGCTGATCATCATGCCGATGGCTACCCGCATGGTGGTGGATAACGCGACTGTGATCGCCAATTATTTCGCCATGAGCGAGCTGACAATTGGCCTGACGGTTATTGCCATAGGCACCAGCCTGCCGGAACTTGCCACTGCCATTGCCGGTGTACGAAAAGGCGAAAGTGATATCGCAGTGGGCAATATTATTGGCGCAAACATTTTTAACCTTGCCATTGTCCTCGGACTTCCAGCACTGATCACCCCTGGCGAGGTGAATCCGCTGGCGTTTAGCCGTGACTATAGCGTGATGCTGTTGGTAAGTATTATTTTTGCAGTTCTCTGCTGGCGGCGCCCCCGCCAGTCCGGTCGGAGCGCGGGCATGCTGCTGACCGGCGGTTTTATCGTATGGCTGGCGATGCTGTATTGGCTATCGCCGCTTCTCGTTGGATAA
- the lptC gene encoding LPS export ABC transporter periplasmic protein LptC, translated as MSKARRWVIILLSLAVLVLIGINLADKDDTTQVVVNNNDPTYKSEHTDTVVYSPEGALSYRLIAQHVEYYSEQAVSWFTQPVLTTFDKDKVPTWSIKADKAKLTEDRMLYLYGHVEVNALVPDAQLRRITTDNAQINLVTQDVTSEDLVTLYGTTFNSSGLKMRGNLRSKNAELIEKVRTSYEIQNKQTQP; from the coding sequence ATGAGTAAAGCCAGACGTTGGGTTATCATTCTACTGTCATTGGCCGTGCTGGTGCTGATTGGTATTAATTTGGCCGATAAAGACGATACCACGCAGGTCGTCGTGAACAATAACGACCCGACCTACAAAAGCGAGCACACGGATACCGTCGTATACAGCCCGGAAGGTGCGCTGAGCTATCGGCTGATTGCTCAACACGTTGAGTATTATTCCGAGCAGGCCGTATCGTGGTTTACTCAACCGGTATTAACCACCTTTGATAAGGACAAGGTCCCGACGTGGTCAATTAAGGCGGATAAAGCCAAACTGACTGAAGATCGGATGCTGTATCTGTATGGACACGTTGAAGTCAATGCGCTGGTGCCTGACGCTCAACTTCGTCGAATTACCACCGATAACGCGCAGATCAATCTGGTAACGCAGGATGTTACCTCTGAAGACCTCGTCACGTTATACGGAACAACATTTAACTCCAGCGGACTGAAAATGCGCGGCAACTTACGCAGCAAGAACGCCGAGCTGATTGAAAAGGTTAGAACCTCTTATGAAATTCAAAACAAACAAACTCAGCCTTAA
- the mlaC gene encoding phospholipid-binding protein MlaC encodes MFKRLMMVALLVIAPLSAATAADQTNPYKLMDEAAQKTFDRLKNEQPKIRANPDYLRDVVDQELLPYVQVKYAGALVLGRYYKDATPAQREAYFTAFREYLKQAYGQALAMYHGQTYQIAPEQPIGDATIVPIRVTIIDPNGRPPVRLDFQWRKNSQSGHWQAYDMIAEGVSMITTKQNEWSDLLRTKGIDGLTAQLKSIAQQKITLEEKK; translated from the coding sequence ATGTTTAAACGCTTAATGATGGTGGCGCTGCTGGTGATTGCACCGCTGAGCGCGGCCACCGCCGCCGATCAGACTAATCCATATAAGCTCATGGACGAAGCGGCGCAGAAAACCTTCGACCGCCTGAAAAATGAACAACCCAAAATCCGCGCGAACCCGGATTATCTGCGTGACGTGGTCGACCAGGAACTGCTGCCGTATGTGCAGGTAAAATATGCCGGTGCGCTGGTGCTGGGCCGTTACTATAAAGACGCAACGCCGGCGCAGCGTGAAGCCTACTTCACCGCGTTCCGCGAATACCTGAAGCAGGCATATGGCCAGGCACTGGCAATGTATCATGGTCAGACTTACCAGATTGCGCCTGAACAGCCGATTGGTGACGCGACCATCGTACCGATCCGCGTCACTATTATCGATCCCAACGGCCGTCCTCCGGTGCGTCTGGACTTCCAGTGGCGTAAAAATTCCCAGAGCGGTCACTGGCAGGCGTATGACATGATCGCCGAAGGCGTCAGCATGATCACTACCAAACAGAATGAGTGGAGCGACCTGCTGCGTACGAAAGGGATCGACGGCCTGACCGCGCAGCTGAAATCTATCGCGCAGCAGAAAATTACCCTGGAAGAGAAAAAGTAA
- the mlaF gene encoding phospholipid ABC transporter ATP-binding protein MlaF has protein sequence MEQPVANLVDMRDVSFTRGERCIFDNISLTVPRGKITAIMGPSGIGKTTLLRLIGGQIPPDHGEILFDGENIPAMSRSRLYTVRKRMSMLFQSGALFTDMNVFDNVAYPLREHTTLPAALLKSTVMMKLEAVGLRGAARLMPSELSGGMARRAALARAIALEPDLIMFDEPFVGQDPITMGVLVKLISELNSVLGVTCVVVSHDVPEVLSIADHAYIMADKKIVAHGSAQSLQENDDPRVRQFLDGIADGPVPFRYPAGDYHSDLLGTGS, from the coding sequence ATGGAGCAGCCTGTGGCGAATCTAGTCGACATGCGCGATGTCAGCTTCACGCGTGGCGAGCGCTGCATTTTCGATAATATTTCCCTGACGGTGCCGCGTGGAAAGATCACCGCGATCATGGGGCCCTCCGGCATCGGTAAAACGACGCTGTTGCGCCTGATTGGCGGTCAAATTCCGCCAGACCACGGCGAGATCCTTTTTGATGGCGAGAATATCCCAGCCATGTCCCGCTCGCGGCTTTACACTGTACGCAAGCGGATGAGCATGCTGTTTCAGTCGGGTGCGCTGTTTACCGATATGAACGTTTTCGACAACGTGGCCTATCCGCTACGCGAGCATACCACGCTTCCCGCTGCGCTATTGAAAAGTACGGTGATGATGAAACTGGAAGCTGTCGGCCTGCGCGGTGCGGCCAGGCTGATGCCTTCAGAGCTTTCAGGCGGGATGGCGAGACGTGCCGCTTTAGCGCGTGCAATTGCGCTGGAGCCGGATCTGATCATGTTTGATGAGCCATTCGTCGGCCAGGACCCGATCACCATGGGCGTGCTGGTAAAATTGATCTCAGAATTAAACAGTGTGCTGGGCGTCACCTGCGTCGTGGTATCGCACGATGTGCCAGAAGTCCTGAGCATTGCGGATCACGCCTATATTATGGCGGATAAAAAAATAGTGGCCCACGGCAGCGCACAGTCGTTGCAAGAGAATGACGACCCGCGCGTGCGTCAGTTCCTGGATGGCATAGCTGACGGGCCGGTCCCGTTCCGCTATCCTGCGGGCGATTATCACTCTGATTTACTCGGAACAGGGAGTTAA
- the ispB gene encoding octaprenyl diphosphate synthase, producing MNLDKINELTAQDMAGVNATILEQLNSDVQLINQLGYYIVSGGGKRIRPMIAVLAARAVGYQGNAHVTIAALIEFIHTATLLHDDVVDESDMRRGKATANAAFGNAASVLVGDFIYTRAFQMMTSLGSLKVLEVMSEAVNVIAEGEVLQLMNVNDPDITEENYMRVIYSKTARLFEAAAQCSGLLAGCSEAQEKGLQDYGRFLGTAFQLIDDLLDYNADGEQLGKNVGDDLNEGKPTLPLLHAMHNGTPEQAQMIRSAIEQGNGRHLLEPVLEAMNACGSLAWTRQRAEEEADKAIAALQVLPDTPWREALIGLAHIAVQRDR from the coding sequence ATGAATTTAGATAAAATCAATGAGTTAACCGCGCAAGATATGGCGGGTGTCAATGCGACCATCCTTGAACAACTCAATTCCGACGTCCAACTGATCAATCAGTTAGGCTATTACATTGTCAGCGGAGGTGGAAAACGTATCCGACCAATGATAGCCGTACTGGCTGCTCGTGCCGTTGGTTATCAGGGAAATGCACATGTCACTATCGCCGCCTTGATCGAGTTTATCCACACTGCGACCCTGCTCCATGATGACGTGGTGGATGAATCAGATATGCGTCGTGGTAAAGCGACGGCCAACGCCGCGTTCGGGAATGCGGCCAGCGTACTGGTCGGTGACTTTATCTATACCCGCGCATTCCAGATGATGACCAGTCTCGGTTCGTTAAAAGTACTGGAAGTGATGTCTGAAGCGGTGAACGTGATTGCCGAAGGCGAAGTGTTGCAGTTAATGAACGTCAACGACCCCGACATCACTGAAGAAAACTATATGCGCGTAATCTACAGCAAAACAGCGCGACTGTTTGAAGCTGCAGCACAGTGCTCAGGCCTCCTTGCCGGCTGTAGCGAAGCACAGGAAAAAGGTTTGCAGGACTATGGCCGCTTCCTGGGAACCGCTTTCCAGTTGATTGACGATCTGCTGGACTACAATGCCGACGGCGAGCAGCTCGGTAAAAATGTCGGTGATGATCTCAACGAAGGCAAGCCAACCCTACCGCTGTTGCATGCCATGCATAACGGTACGCCAGAGCAGGCGCAAATGATTCGTTCCGCCATTGAGCAGGGAAATGGTCGGCATCTTCTGGAGCCTGTTCTGGAAGCAATGAACGCCTGTGGCTCTCTTGCGTGGACCCGTCAACGTGCAGAAGAAGAAGCGGACAAAGCCATTGCCGCACTGCAAGTGCTGCCTGATACCCCGTGGAGAGAGGCGTTAATCGGCCTGGCGCATATCGCGGTACAGCGCGACCGCTAA
- the sfsB gene encoding DNA-binding transcriptional regulator SfsB, with protein sequence MESKLIDWHPADIIAGLRKRGTSMAAESRRNGLSSSTLANALTRPWPKGELIIAKALGTDPWVIWPSRYHDANTHEFIDRTRLLRGARKEKLSSQ encoded by the coding sequence ATGGAGAGCAAACTCATTGACTGGCATCCGGCAGATATCATCGCTGGATTACGTAAAAGAGGAACGTCGATGGCAGCCGAATCGCGCAGAAACGGATTAAGTTCCTCCACGCTGGCAAATGCCTTAACCCGACCGTGGCCGAAAGGTGAACTGATTATTGCGAAAGCACTTGGAACGGACCCTTGGGTAATTTGGCCGTCACGCTATCACGACGCTAATACACATGAGTTCATCGACAGAACGCGTTTACTACGTGGCGCACGTAAAGAGAAGTTGAGTAGTCAGTAG
- the mlaD gene encoding outer membrane lipid asymmetry maintenance protein MlaD, with protein sequence MQTKKNEIWVGIFLLAALLAALFVCLKVANVTSMRTEPTYTIYATFDNIGGLNVRSPVRIGGVVVGRVTDISLDPKTYLPRVTLDIEQRYNHIPDTSSLSIRTSGLLGEQYLALNVGFEDPELGTSILKDGGTIQDTKSAMVLEDMIGQFLYNSNSKGDDNKNTGDAPAPAEGHNEATGPAGTTN encoded by the coding sequence ATGCAAACGAAAAAAAATGAAATTTGGGTGGGGATCTTCTTATTAGCAGCACTGCTGGCAGCCCTCTTTGTCTGCCTTAAAGTGGCTAACGTGACCTCTATGCGCACGGAACCTACCTACACGATTTATGCGACATTCGATAATATCGGTGGTCTGAACGTGCGTTCACCGGTGCGTATCGGTGGGGTGGTTGTTGGTCGGGTGACGGACATCTCTTTAGATCCGAAAACCTACCTGCCACGCGTCACGCTGGATATCGAGCAACGCTATAACCACATTCCGGATACCAGTTCGCTGAGCATCCGAACCTCCGGTCTGCTGGGCGAGCAGTACCTGGCGCTGAACGTCGGTTTCGAAGATCCTGAGCTGGGAACGTCTATCCTCAAGGATGGCGGCACCATTCAGGACACTAAATCCGCCATGGTACTGGAAGATATGATTGGTCAGTTCCTTTACAACAGTAACAGTAAAGGCGATGACAATAAGAATACTGGCGATGCGCCGGCCCCGGCTGAAGGCCATAATGAAGCCACTGGGCCTGCGGGCACAACGAATTAA
- the rplU gene encoding 50S ribosomal protein L21: MYAVFQSGGKQHRVSEGQTVRLEKLDIATGESIEFAEVLMIANGEDVKIGVPFVDGGVIKAEVVAHGRGEKVKIVKFRRRKHYRKQQGHRQWFTDVKITGISA; the protein is encoded by the coding sequence ATGTACGCGGTTTTCCAAAGTGGTGGTAAACAACACCGAGTAAGCGAAGGTCAGACCGTTCGCCTGGAAAAGCTGGACATCGCAACTGGCGAATCTATTGAATTCGCTGAAGTTCTGATGATCGCAAACGGTGAAGATGTCAAAATCGGCGTTCCTTTCGTTGATGGCGGCGTAATCAAAGCTGAAGTTGTTGCTCACGGTCGTGGCGAGAAAGTTAAAATCGTTAAGTTTCGTCGTCGTAAACACTATCGTAAGCAGCAGGGCCACCGTCAGTGGTTCACTGATGTGAAAATTACTGGCATCAGCGCCTAA